The Engystomops pustulosus chromosome 4, aEngPut4.maternal, whole genome shotgun sequence genome contains a region encoding:
- the LOC140127230 gene encoding TRPM8 channel-associated factor homolog isoform X1, with protein MELWFLGNMTSDEDFSSLIKGVRNLDFSGSSVPCQLFLTGDSAFPVLVSPQKHVLIAASKYGKGRIVVMSHESYLDDLPFMEFLNNAVSWLKPSKASIIGVDKSFQILEKTLSLFGHKVEKISGLKKDLGVLCISGYDDSQAEEIASFLKEGGGLLIGAQAWYWSYSHTQDNVLLHFPGNKITSVAGVYFTASYGEKGIFDVSVHMPNTPWRNDVDFSTELKVLLQGVPNLDISGSSIPSELLLHGSLTFPVGMTDGYQCFVGAAFYGRGRVVAETHEAFLFKPELKTLTGNIISWLDMGRKGKIGVNKDLQDFAHILKNEGFSCVVSDLVPGLSVYCCTSYSDGEREKIQQFVAEGGGLLIAGQSWYWSYSNPNAVSQYPGNKILNPLGITILPSTIEPKVYKSLDPQKMAQTYNFHSALCQLLTNLKSRTELKEPLSSWLPQLRKNVSSFLKLPENPIVSSMWQELSLLVQESDLPDVSKEHPVKNNSKEAFIICLAQDISCLEKLNDPPVTIRLNAKNLGDDAWRSTGLYLPPRKTAKFVFPLSTVGKGLQVQVGCQSDDLSSAEELYRPPVVVSKKDVVGEKVVITSIWGGLLYVIVKGKSDLGTVPVTVYGAEPAPTFIKGQTQISSWLDRIRMSKVPWAEIITENIILTVPSDAIRSLQDPEALLSQWDKIMNAIADLSAIPKTFLRPERIVVDVQISAGWMHSGYPIMCHQQSANELTDLKIMNNAGIWGPIHELGHNQQRWAWEFPPHTTEATCNLWSVYVHENVLGIPRDKAHPSLKPAERDACIRLYLKNGAKLADWSVWTALETYLQLQEGFGWDPFKRLFSEYQTMSNVSANNNDKMNLWATKFSQAVNKNLVPFFQAWGWPIDEETIKKLSTKPEWKEDPMKRYI; from the exons atggaactATGG TTTCTAGGAAATATGACCTCTGATGAAGATTTTTCCTCCCTTATCAAAGGAGTCAGAAATCTAGATTTCTCGGGGAGCAGTGTGCCTTGTCAGCTCTTTCTGACAGGTGACTCTGCATTCCCAGTGCTAGTGAGCCCTCAAAAACATGTCCTTATTGCTGCCTCGAAGTATGGAAAAGGACGAATTGTTGTCATGAGCCATGAATCCTATTTGGATGATCTTCCATTCATGGAATTCCTGAACAATGCAGTATCCTGGCTAAAACCATCCAAAGCATCAATAATTGGTGTGGACAAGAGCTTCCAGATTTTGGAGAAGACTCTCTCTTTGTTTGGGCACAAGGTTGAGAAGATCTCTGGTCTGAAGAAAGATTTAGGTGTGCTCTGTATATCTGGATATGATGACAGTCAGGCAGAGGAGATTGCATCCTTTTTAAAAGAAGGTGGTGGTCTTCTTATAGGTGCTCAAGCCTGGTACTGGTCCTACAGCCACACACAAGATAATGTTCTGCTTCATTTTCCTGGAAATAAAATAACCTCTGTTGCTGGAGTCTATTTTACTGCCAGCTATGGAGAAAAAGGAATTTTTGATGTGAGTGTCCACATGCCAAATACCCCATGGCGCAATGA TGTGGACTTCTCAACAGAACTAAAGGTTCTTCTGCAAGGTGTACCCAATCTGGACATcagtggcagtagtattccttcAGAACTTCTACTTCATGGTTCTTTAACATTCCCAGTTGGAATGACTGATGGCTATCAGTGCTTTGTAGGTGCTGCTTTTTATGGCAGAGGGCGTGTGGTTGCTGAGACACATGAAGCATTTTTATTTAAACCTGAACTTAAGACTTTAACTGGAAATATAATTTCTTGGTTAGACATGGGTAGAAAGGGAAAGATTGGTGTCAATAAAGACTTGCAAGACTTTGCACATATCTTAAAGAATGAAGGGTTTTCTTGTGTAGTATCTGATCTGGTTCCCGGACTCAGTGTCTACTGCTGTACATCTTACAGTGATGGCGAAAGAGAGAAAATCCAGCAGTTTGTGGCAGAAGGAGGAGGTCTTCTTATTGCTGGACAGTCTTGGTACTGGTCCTACTCCAATCCAAATGCAGTTTCTCAATATCCAGGCAATAAAATCCTCAACCCGCTTGGAATAACCATTCTGCCTAGTACAATTGAGCCAAAAGTATATAAATCATTGGATCCTCAGAAAATGGCTCAGACATATAACTTCCACAGCGCATTGTGCCAACTATTGACAAATCTGAAGAGTAGGACTGAGCTAAAAGAACCGCTGAGCTCCTGGTTGCCACAGTTGAGAAAGAATGTGTCAAGTTTTTTGAAGTTACCAGAAAATCCAATTGTTTCCTCAATGTGGCAAGAGCTTTCATTGTTGGTACAAGAAAGTGATTTACCCGATGTTAGTAAAGAACATCCAGTGAAAAACAACTCCAAAGAGGCTTTCATCATATGCCTGGCCCAAGATATTAGCTGTCTAGAAAAACTAAATGACCCCCCTGTTACTATTCGACTTAATGCTAAAAACTTAG GTGATGATGCATGGAGAAGTACGGGGCTCTATCTGCCTCCCAGAAAAACAGCAAAATTTGTGTTTCCACTTTCAACTGTCGGAAAGGGCCTCCAG GTACAGGTTGGCTGTCAGTCAGATGACTTAAGCTCAGCAGAAGAGTTGTATCGTCCCCCAGTGGTTGTAAGTAAAAAGGATGTTGTTGGTGAGAAGGTTGTGATAACCTCTATCTGGGGAGGACTTCTGTATGTTATTGTCAAGGGGAAAAGTGATCTAGGGACTGTTCCAGTTACAGTCTATGGAGCTGAACCAGctccaacatttattaaag GACAGACACAAATTTCATCCTGGTTGGATAGAATTCGAATGTCCAAAGTACCTTGGGCTGAGATAATAACAGAAAATATAATTTTGACTGTTCCTTCTGATGCAATTCGATCCTTACAAGATCCGGAAGCTCTATTATCTCAATGGGATAAAATAATGAATGCAATAGCTGATCTGTCAGCGATCCCAAAGACATTTCTACGTCCTGAAAGAATCGTTGTTGATGTGCAGATCTCAGCAG GATGGATGCACTCTGGGTACCCAATTATGTGTCATCAGCAGTCAGCCAATGAATTAACAGATTTAAAAATCATGAATAATGCTGGAATATGGGGACCAATACATGAACTTGGGCACAATCAGCAGCGTTGGGCATGGGAATTCCCTCCTCACACTACAGAAGCAACATGCAACCTGTGGTCCGTATATGTACATGAAAATGTGTTGGGAATCCCTCGGGATAAAGCTCATCCTTCCCTGAAACCAGCAGAGAGGGATGCCTGTATAAGACTGTATTTGAAGAATGGAGCAAAGCTGGCAGATTGGAGTGTGTGGACAGCACTTGAGACCTATCTCCAG TTACAAGAGGGTTTTGGTTGGGATCCCTTCAAGCGCCTTTTCTCTGAGTATCAGACAATGTCCAACGTCAGTGCAAACAATAATGATAAGATGAATCTTTGGGCAACAAAGTTCTCTCAAGCAGTCAATAAAAATCTGGTACCTTTCTTCCAGGCCTGGGGATGGCCAATTGATGAAGAGACCATAAAAAAATTATCCACCAAGCCTGAATGGAAGGAAGATCCAATGAAAAGATATATTTAA
- the LOC140127230 gene encoding TRPM8 channel-associated factor homolog isoform X2, whose translation MTSDEDFSSLIKGVRNLDFSGSSVPCQLFLTGDSAFPVLVSPQKHVLIAASKYGKGRIVVMSHESYLDDLPFMEFLNNAVSWLKPSKASIIGVDKSFQILEKTLSLFGHKVEKISGLKKDLGVLCISGYDDSQAEEIASFLKEGGGLLIGAQAWYWSYSHTQDNVLLHFPGNKITSVAGVYFTASYGEKGIFDVSVHMPNTPWRNDVDFSTELKVLLQGVPNLDISGSSIPSELLLHGSLTFPVGMTDGYQCFVGAAFYGRGRVVAETHEAFLFKPELKTLTGNIISWLDMGRKGKIGVNKDLQDFAHILKNEGFSCVVSDLVPGLSVYCCTSYSDGEREKIQQFVAEGGGLLIAGQSWYWSYSNPNAVSQYPGNKILNPLGITILPSTIEPKVYKSLDPQKMAQTYNFHSALCQLLTNLKSRTELKEPLSSWLPQLRKNVSSFLKLPENPIVSSMWQELSLLVQESDLPDVSKEHPVKNNSKEAFIICLAQDISCLEKLNDPPVTIRLNAKNLGDDAWRSTGLYLPPRKTAKFVFPLSTVGKGLQVQVGCQSDDLSSAEELYRPPVVVSKKDVVGEKVVITSIWGGLLYVIVKGKSDLGTVPVTVYGAEPAPTFIKGQTQISSWLDRIRMSKVPWAEIITENIILTVPSDAIRSLQDPEALLSQWDKIMNAIADLSAIPKTFLRPERIVVDVQISAGWMHSGYPIMCHQQSANELTDLKIMNNAGIWGPIHELGHNQQRWAWEFPPHTTEATCNLWSVYVHENVLGIPRDKAHPSLKPAERDACIRLYLKNGAKLADWSVWTALETYLQLQEGFGWDPFKRLFSEYQTMSNVSANNNDKMNLWATKFSQAVNKNLVPFFQAWGWPIDEETIKKLSTKPEWKEDPMKRYI comes from the exons ATGACCTCTGATGAAGATTTTTCCTCCCTTATCAAAGGAGTCAGAAATCTAGATTTCTCGGGGAGCAGTGTGCCTTGTCAGCTCTTTCTGACAGGTGACTCTGCATTCCCAGTGCTAGTGAGCCCTCAAAAACATGTCCTTATTGCTGCCTCGAAGTATGGAAAAGGACGAATTGTTGTCATGAGCCATGAATCCTATTTGGATGATCTTCCATTCATGGAATTCCTGAACAATGCAGTATCCTGGCTAAAACCATCCAAAGCATCAATAATTGGTGTGGACAAGAGCTTCCAGATTTTGGAGAAGACTCTCTCTTTGTTTGGGCACAAGGTTGAGAAGATCTCTGGTCTGAAGAAAGATTTAGGTGTGCTCTGTATATCTGGATATGATGACAGTCAGGCAGAGGAGATTGCATCCTTTTTAAAAGAAGGTGGTGGTCTTCTTATAGGTGCTCAAGCCTGGTACTGGTCCTACAGCCACACACAAGATAATGTTCTGCTTCATTTTCCTGGAAATAAAATAACCTCTGTTGCTGGAGTCTATTTTACTGCCAGCTATGGAGAAAAAGGAATTTTTGATGTGAGTGTCCACATGCCAAATACCCCATGGCGCAATGA TGTGGACTTCTCAACAGAACTAAAGGTTCTTCTGCAAGGTGTACCCAATCTGGACATcagtggcagtagtattccttcAGAACTTCTACTTCATGGTTCTTTAACATTCCCAGTTGGAATGACTGATGGCTATCAGTGCTTTGTAGGTGCTGCTTTTTATGGCAGAGGGCGTGTGGTTGCTGAGACACATGAAGCATTTTTATTTAAACCTGAACTTAAGACTTTAACTGGAAATATAATTTCTTGGTTAGACATGGGTAGAAAGGGAAAGATTGGTGTCAATAAAGACTTGCAAGACTTTGCACATATCTTAAAGAATGAAGGGTTTTCTTGTGTAGTATCTGATCTGGTTCCCGGACTCAGTGTCTACTGCTGTACATCTTACAGTGATGGCGAAAGAGAGAAAATCCAGCAGTTTGTGGCAGAAGGAGGAGGTCTTCTTATTGCTGGACAGTCTTGGTACTGGTCCTACTCCAATCCAAATGCAGTTTCTCAATATCCAGGCAATAAAATCCTCAACCCGCTTGGAATAACCATTCTGCCTAGTACAATTGAGCCAAAAGTATATAAATCATTGGATCCTCAGAAAATGGCTCAGACATATAACTTCCACAGCGCATTGTGCCAACTATTGACAAATCTGAAGAGTAGGACTGAGCTAAAAGAACCGCTGAGCTCCTGGTTGCCACAGTTGAGAAAGAATGTGTCAAGTTTTTTGAAGTTACCAGAAAATCCAATTGTTTCCTCAATGTGGCAAGAGCTTTCATTGTTGGTACAAGAAAGTGATTTACCCGATGTTAGTAAAGAACATCCAGTGAAAAACAACTCCAAAGAGGCTTTCATCATATGCCTGGCCCAAGATATTAGCTGTCTAGAAAAACTAAATGACCCCCCTGTTACTATTCGACTTAATGCTAAAAACTTAG GTGATGATGCATGGAGAAGTACGGGGCTCTATCTGCCTCCCAGAAAAACAGCAAAATTTGTGTTTCCACTTTCAACTGTCGGAAAGGGCCTCCAG GTACAGGTTGGCTGTCAGTCAGATGACTTAAGCTCAGCAGAAGAGTTGTATCGTCCCCCAGTGGTTGTAAGTAAAAAGGATGTTGTTGGTGAGAAGGTTGTGATAACCTCTATCTGGGGAGGACTTCTGTATGTTATTGTCAAGGGGAAAAGTGATCTAGGGACTGTTCCAGTTACAGTCTATGGAGCTGAACCAGctccaacatttattaaag GACAGACACAAATTTCATCCTGGTTGGATAGAATTCGAATGTCCAAAGTACCTTGGGCTGAGATAATAACAGAAAATATAATTTTGACTGTTCCTTCTGATGCAATTCGATCCTTACAAGATCCGGAAGCTCTATTATCTCAATGGGATAAAATAATGAATGCAATAGCTGATCTGTCAGCGATCCCAAAGACATTTCTACGTCCTGAAAGAATCGTTGTTGATGTGCAGATCTCAGCAG GATGGATGCACTCTGGGTACCCAATTATGTGTCATCAGCAGTCAGCCAATGAATTAACAGATTTAAAAATCATGAATAATGCTGGAATATGGGGACCAATACATGAACTTGGGCACAATCAGCAGCGTTGGGCATGGGAATTCCCTCCTCACACTACAGAAGCAACATGCAACCTGTGGTCCGTATATGTACATGAAAATGTGTTGGGAATCCCTCGGGATAAAGCTCATCCTTCCCTGAAACCAGCAGAGAGGGATGCCTGTATAAGACTGTATTTGAAGAATGGAGCAAAGCTGGCAGATTGGAGTGTGTGGACAGCACTTGAGACCTATCTCCAG TTACAAGAGGGTTTTGGTTGGGATCCCTTCAAGCGCCTTTTCTCTGAGTATCAGACAATGTCCAACGTCAGTGCAAACAATAATGATAAGATGAATCTTTGGGCAACAAAGTTCTCTCAAGCAGTCAATAAAAATCTGGTACCTTTCTTCCAGGCCTGGGGATGGCCAATTGATGAAGAGACCATAAAAAAATTATCCACCAAGCCTGAATGGAAGGAAGATCCAATGAAAAGATATATTTAA